From a single Falco peregrinus isolate bFalPer1 chromosome 10, bFalPer1.pri, whole genome shotgun sequence genomic region:
- the ANGPTL1 gene encoding angiopoietin-related protein 1: MKIFKWTLGVLLFLLLSIGRCTEQSTPNNTSQRRHPRSADGGEEGKKCGYTFLVPEQKITGPICVNTNGPGTGNRKDEVTRMDIENLKDVLSKQKREIDILQLVVDVDGNIVNEVKLLRKESRNMNSRVTQLYMQLLHEIIRKRDNSLELSQLENKVLNVTTEMLKMATKYKELEVKYAALTDLVNNQSVTISLLEEQCLRIFSRQDPHGSPPLVQVVPQHIPNSQPYTPVLLGGNEIQRDPGYPRDRDVRPPPDPATSPTKSPFRVPPLALINEGPFKDCQQAKEAGHSNSGIYMIKPENSNEPMQLWCENSLDPGGWAVIQKRTDGSVNFFRNWDSYKKGFGNIDGEYWLGLENIYMLTNQDNYRLLIELEDWSNKKVYAEYSSFRLEPESEFYRLRLGTYQGNAGDSMIWHNGKQFTTLDRDRDMYSGNCAHFHKGGWWYNACAHSNLNGVWYRGGHYRSKYQDGIFWAEYRGGSYSLKAVQMMIRPID; the protein is encoded by the exons atgaagatatttaaaTGGACCTTGGGCGTACTGTTGTTCCTGCTGTTGTCTATCGGGCGGTGTACAGAACAATCTACGCCTAATAACACATCCCAGCGGAGGCACCCTCGTTCAGCAGATggtggagaggaagggaagaaatgcgGTTACACATTCTTGGTCCCAGAACAAAAAATCACAGGGCCAATTTGCGTGAATACTAATGGACCAGGTACTGGTAACAGAAAAGATGAAGTCACAAGAATGGACATCGAGAACTTGAAGGACGTGCTGTCCAAGCAGAAGCGGGAGATTGACATTTTGCAGTTGGTGGTGGATGTGGATGGAAACATTGTGAATGAAGTAAAATTACTGAGGAAAGAAAGTCGTAATATGAACTCTCGGGTCACCCAACTCTATATGCAACTCTTGCATGAGATCATTCGAAAGCGTGATAACTCGCTTGAGCTTTCCCAACTAGAAAACAAAGTCCTTAACGTTACAACGGAAATGTTGAAGATGGCAACAAAATACAAGGAGCTTGAAGTAAAATACGCAGCACTAACTGATCTTGTAAATAATCAGTCTGTGACTATCTCACTGCTGGAAGAGCAGTGCTTGAGAATCTTCTCACGACAGGACCCCCATGGGTCTCCACCTCTCGTTCAAGTCGTGCCACAGCACATTCCCAACAGCCAGCCTTACACTCCGGTTCTTCTGGGAGGTAACGAGATACAGCGAGACCCCGGCTACCCTAGAGACAGAGATGTAAGGCCACCACCTGACCCAGCTACTTCTCCTACAAAGAGTCCTTTCAGAGTACCACCACTGGCTTTAATTAATGAGG gtccATTCAAAGACTGCCAACAAGCCAAGGAAGCTGGGCATTCCAACAGTGGGATTTATATGATCAAACCTGAAAACAGTAATGAGCCAATGCAACTATGGTGTGAGAACAGCCTGGACCCTGGAGGATGGGCAGTTATTCAGAAGAGGACAGATGGATCTGTCAACTTTTTCAGGAACTGGGACAGTTACAAG AAAGGATTTGGAAACATTGACGGAGAGTACTGGCTGGGactagaaaatatttacatgctTACCAATCAGGATAATTACAGACTATTGATTGAGTTAGAGGACTGGAGCAATAAGAAAGTCTATGCTGAATACAGCAGTTTCCGCCTGGAGCCCGAAAGTGAATTCTACAGGCTACGCTTAGGAACATACCAAGGAAACGCAGGCGATTCCATGATATGGCATAATGGAAAGCAATTTACAACACTGGACAGAGACAGGGATATGTATTCAG GAAACTGTGCTCATTTTCACAAAGGCGGCTGGTGGTATAACGCCTGTGCCCACTCTAACCTTAACGGGGTGTGGTACAGAGGAGGCCACTACAGGAGCAAGTACCAGGATGGAATATTTTGGGCTGAGTACCGGGGAGGTTCCTACTCCTTGAAAGCAGTTCAAATGATGATCAGACCTATAGACTGA